The following are from one region of the Mycolicibacterium diernhoferi genome:
- a CDS encoding alpha/beta hydrolase, which yields MPESGTDRPALDAILEKVLEAVPFQLTMDGGPDEARARFAALPRREVHPDLRTEDRAVEGVPVRIYWPDVAEDHPPGSTPGSLRSRPPVVLFFHGGGWVVGDVDTYDGTAREHAVGTGAVVVSVDYRLAPEHPYPAAVDDVWAVTRWVAAHADELGADPSRIAVAGDSAGGNLAAAVALLARDAGLDLRLQLLWYPATTWDSSLPSFTENADAPILGRGAVGAFSRLYAAGVDLSDPPATLVPARAESLSGLAPAYIAVAGYDPLRDDGIRYAELLAAAGVPAQVHNAQTLVHGYLGYHGVVPAATEAVDLALGALRGALA from the coding sequence ATGCCTGAATCCGGTACCGACAGACCCGCCTTGGACGCCATTCTGGAAAAGGTACTGGAAGCGGTGCCGTTCCAATTGACCATGGACGGTGGTCCCGACGAAGCGCGGGCCCGCTTCGCGGCGCTGCCCCGGCGAGAGGTGCATCCGGACCTGCGCACCGAGGACCGTGCCGTCGAGGGTGTGCCGGTGCGCATCTACTGGCCGGACGTCGCCGAGGATCACCCGCCGGGATCAACTCCCGGGTCGCTTCGCTCCCGCCCGCCGGTGGTGCTGTTCTTCCACGGCGGCGGCTGGGTGGTCGGCGACGTGGACACCTATGACGGGACCGCGCGCGAGCACGCCGTCGGAACCGGTGCGGTGGTGGTCTCGGTGGACTACCGGCTCGCGCCCGAGCATCCCTATCCCGCCGCCGTCGACGACGTCTGGGCGGTGACCCGGTGGGTGGCCGCGCACGCCGACGAACTGGGCGCCGACCCGAGCCGGATCGCGGTCGCCGGGGATTCCGCCGGCGGCAACCTGGCCGCCGCGGTGGCGCTGTTGGCCCGCGACGCCGGACTGGACCTGCGGTTGCAGCTGCTCTGGTACCCGGCCACCACCTGGGACAGCAGCCTGCCGTCGTTCACCGAGAACGCCGACGCGCCGATCCTCGGCCGCGGCGCGGTGGGGGCCTTCTCCAGGCTGTACGCCGCCGGGGTCGACCTGAGCGATCCGCCGGCCACGCTGGTGCCCGCCCGCGCCGAGTCACTTTCCGGTCTGGCGCCGGCCTATATCGCGGTGGCCGGATACGACCCGCTGCGCGACGACGGCATCCGCTACGCCGAACTGCTGGCCGCCGCCGGGGTGCCGGCGCAGGTGCACAACGCGCAGACGCTGGTGCACGGCTATCTGGGCTACCACGGGGTGGTGCCGGCGGCGACGGAGGCGGTCGATCTCGCCCTTGGCGCGCTGCGGGGCGCGTTAGCCTGA
- a CDS encoding lysoplasmalogenase: MASPYAARWVRSFWVLAVLCGLAYGIFLITVALRVPSGAELTGQFALQPAVKASAAVLLALAALRHPHARERRWLVAALIGSAAGDYLLAMPWWEPSFVLGLASFLIAHLCFLAALIPLVRRQPSRLAAAAVVVLACVVLLVSFWPALLEQGMALPVTVYMGVLVAMVCAALLADLPTPWTALGAVCFAVSDSMIGISKFMLGSEVLAVPIWWTYAASLMLITAGFFFGRDR, from the coding sequence ATGGCATCACCGTACGCAGCGCGCTGGGTCCGGTCGTTCTGGGTCCTGGCGGTGCTGTGCGGGCTGGCTTACGGGATCTTCCTGATCACCGTCGCGCTGCGGGTCCCGTCCGGCGCGGAACTGACCGGGCAGTTCGCGCTGCAGCCCGCCGTGAAGGCCTCCGCCGCGGTGCTGCTGGCGCTGGCCGCCCTGCGCCATCCCCACGCCCGGGAGCGGCGCTGGCTGGTCGCCGCGCTGATCGGCTCGGCCGCCGGTGACTACCTGCTCGCCATGCCGTGGTGGGAGCCGTCCTTCGTGCTCGGGCTGGCCTCGTTCCTGATCGCGCACCTGTGCTTCCTGGCCGCCCTCATCCCGCTGGTACGACGGCAGCCGTCCCGGCTGGCGGCCGCGGCCGTCGTGGTGCTGGCCTGCGTGGTGCTGCTGGTGTCGTTCTGGCCGGCGCTGTTGGAGCAGGGCATGGCGCTGCCGGTGACCGTCTACATGGGCGTCCTCGTCGCGATGGTGTGTGCCGCGCTGCTGGCCGACCTGCCCACGCCGTGGACGGCACTGGGTGCGGTGTGCTTCGCGGTCTCGGATTCGATGATCGGGATCAGCAAGTTCATGCTGGGATCAGAGGTCCTGGCCGTGCCGATCTGGTGGACCTACGCGGCGTCGCTGATGCTGATCACCGCCGGGTTCTTCTTCGGAAGGGACCGGTGA
- a CDS encoding primosomal protein N', translated as MLSVPHLDREFDYLVAADQSDDAQPGVRVRVRFHGRLVDAFILERRSDTDHPGKLGWLDRVVSAEPVLTTEIRRLTDAVAARYVGTRPDVLRLAVPPRHAAVEKQAPPELPPSAPTPVDESGWARYVRGDRFLQAIREGRAARAVWQALPGERWPLRLAEAAAATVHAGRGALIVVPDQRDVDAVHAAAVTCVDDSRVVALSAGLGPSQRYRRWLSVLRGQARLVIGTRSAVFAPVADLGLVIVWDDGDDSLSEPRAPYPHAREVAMLRAHQLRCAAMIGGFARTAEAHALVRSRWAHDLVAARAEVRAHAPRVVALDDNAFDQERDPAAHTARLPSMALRTARTALAAGHPVLVQVPRRGYVPALACARCRTVARCRHCTGPMSLPDRDTHGAVCRWCARAELTLRCVSCGSDAVRAVVVGARRTAEELGRALPGASIITSGGESVVSTVSAKPAVVVATPGAEPVAEGGYGAALLLDSWALLGRQDLRAAEDTLRRWMAASALVRSRADGGTVAVIAESAIPTVQSLIRWDPLGHAEFELNARDEVALPPAVHLAVLDGVPEAVAALLDAAELPAGAEPLGPVDLPPGARRPPGIAVDSPVSRMLVRVPRAGGLELAAALRRAVNSLSSRHEQQPVRVQMDPLHIG; from the coding sequence ATGCTGTCGGTGCCGCATCTGGACCGCGAGTTCGACTACCTGGTAGCCGCCGACCAGTCCGATGATGCCCAACCCGGGGTCCGGGTGCGGGTGCGCTTCCACGGCAGGCTGGTGGACGCCTTCATCCTGGAAAGGCGTTCGGACACCGACCATCCGGGCAAGCTGGGCTGGCTGGACCGGGTGGTCTCCGCCGAACCGGTGCTGACCACCGAGATCCGCCGGCTCACCGATGCGGTGGCCGCCCGCTACGTCGGCACCCGGCCGGATGTGCTGCGGCTGGCCGTCCCGCCGCGGCATGCCGCCGTCGAGAAGCAGGCCCCACCGGAACTGCCGCCGTCGGCCCCCACCCCGGTCGACGAATCCGGCTGGGCGCGGTACGTGCGCGGTGATCGGTTCCTCCAGGCGATCCGGGAAGGCCGGGCCGCGCGGGCGGTGTGGCAGGCGCTGCCGGGGGAGCGGTGGCCGCTACGGCTGGCCGAGGCCGCCGCGGCGACGGTGCACGCCGGGCGTGGTGCGCTGATCGTGGTGCCCGATCAGCGGGACGTCGACGCCGTGCACGCGGCGGCGGTGACCTGTGTGGACGACTCGAGGGTGGTCGCGCTGTCGGCGGGGCTGGGTCCCTCGCAGCGGTACCGGCGCTGGCTTTCGGTGCTGCGCGGGCAGGCCCGGCTGGTCATCGGCACCCGCAGCGCGGTGTTCGCGCCGGTCGCCGATCTGGGCCTGGTGATCGTCTGGGACGACGGGGACGACTCGCTGTCCGAGCCGCGGGCGCCGTACCCGCACGCACGTGAGGTCGCCATGCTGCGGGCGCACCAATTGCGTTGCGCCGCAATGATCGGTGGCTTCGCCCGGACCGCCGAAGCGCACGCGCTGGTGCGCAGCCGGTGGGCCCACGACCTGGTCGCGGCCCGCGCGGAGGTACGCGCCCACGCGCCGCGGGTGGTGGCCCTGGACGACAACGCCTTCGATCAGGAGCGGGACCCGGCCGCGCACACCGCGCGGCTTCCGTCGATGGCACTGCGCACCGCGCGTACGGCCCTGGCCGCCGGGCATCCGGTGCTGGTGCAGGTGCCGCGCCGCGGCTACGTGCCGGCGCTGGCCTGCGCCCGGTGCCGCACGGTGGCCCGCTGCCGGCACTGCACCGGCCCGATGTCGCTGCCGGACCGCGACACCCACGGCGCGGTGTGCCGGTGGTGTGCCCGCGCCGAGCTGACGTTGCGGTGCGTGAGTTGCGGCTCGGATGCGGTGCGCGCGGTGGTCGTCGGCGCCCGGCGCACCGCCGAGGAACTCGGCCGGGCACTGCCCGGGGCCAGCATCATCACCTCCGGTGGGGAGTCGGTGGTGTCCACGGTGAGTGCCAAACCGGCTGTCGTGGTCGCCACCCCGGGCGCGGAACCGGTCGCCGAGGGCGGGTACGGCGCCGCGCTGCTGCTGGACAGCTGGGCCCTGCTGGGCCGGCAGGACCTGCGCGCGGCCGAGGACACGCTGCGGCGCTGGATGGCGGCGTCGGCCCTGGTGCGCAGCCGCGCCGACGGCGGCACGGTGGCGGTGATCGCCGAGTCCGCGATCCCCACGGTGCAGTCGTTGATCCGGTGGGATCCGCTGGGCCACGCCGAATTCGAGCTGAACGCCCGCGACGAGGTGGCGCTGCCCCCCGCGGTGCACCTCGCGGTGCTCGACGGGGTGCCCGAGGCTGTGGCGGCCCTGCTGGATGCGGCCGAACTGCCCGCCGGGGCCGAACCGCTGGGGCCGGTCGACCTGCCGCCCGGGGCGCGCCGGCCACCCGGCATCGCGGTGGACAGCCCGGTCAGCCGGATGTTGGTGCGGGTGCCGCGGGCGGGCGGTCTGGAACTCGCTGCGGCGCTGCGCCGTGCGGTGAACTCGCTGAGCTCGCGCCACGAACAGCAGCCGGTTCGGGTCCAAATGGACCCGCTGCACATAGGGTAA
- a CDS encoding alpha/beta hydrolase, translating to MTASNGRADVDPNLKALLDAVPLEFTIADGADVAREKLRAVKPPPEMLPQLRIEERTVGYGDLDDIPVRIYWPPVQQHDNLPVIVYYHGGGWAIGDLDTHDHVARAHSVDAEAIVVSVDYRLAPEHPYPQGVEDAWAALRWVSEHAGELGGDPTRIAVAGDSAGGNLSAVMALRARDAGGPPLVFQLLWYPVAVGDTKAPSFIENADAYILNQDVSTAFLTWYLPGMDLSDPAALPTDVAPANAESLSGLPPAFIGTAEHDLLRDDGGRYAELLSAAGVSVQHSLEPTMVHGYVSLALASPAAAEATERGIAALRAALHP from the coding sequence ATGACCGCCTCGAACGGCCGCGCCGACGTCGACCCGAATCTCAAAGCCCTACTGGACGCGGTGCCCCTGGAGTTCACCATCGCCGACGGTGCCGACGTGGCCCGCGAGAAACTGCGCGCGGTGAAACCGCCGCCGGAGATGTTGCCGCAGCTGCGCATCGAGGAGCGCACCGTGGGTTACGGCGATCTGGACGACATCCCGGTGCGGATCTACTGGCCACCGGTGCAGCAGCACGACAACCTGCCCGTGATCGTCTACTACCACGGTGGCGGATGGGCGATCGGCGACCTGGACACCCATGACCACGTGGCCCGCGCGCACTCGGTGGACGCCGAGGCGATCGTGGTGTCGGTGGACTACCGGCTCGCCCCCGAACATCCCTACCCGCAGGGCGTCGAGGACGCCTGGGCGGCACTGCGCTGGGTGAGTGAGCACGCCGGCGAATTGGGCGGAGACCCGACCCGCATCGCGGTGGCCGGGGATTCGGCGGGCGGCAACCTGTCCGCGGTGATGGCCCTGCGGGCGCGCGACGCGGGCGGCCCACCGCTGGTGTTCCAGCTGCTGTGGTATCCGGTCGCGGTCGGTGACACGAAAGCGCCGTCCTTCATCGAGAACGCCGACGCCTACATCCTCAACCAGGACGTCAGCACCGCCTTCCTGACCTGGTACCTGCCCGGCATGGATCTGAGCGACCCGGCGGCGCTGCCCACCGATGTGGCACCCGCCAACGCCGAGTCGCTGAGCGGGCTGCCACCGGCCTTCATCGGCACCGCCGAGCACGATCTGTTGCGCGACGACGGCGGCAGGTACGCCGAATTGCTCAGCGCGGCAGGGGTTTCGGTGCAACACAGCCTGGAGCCGACGATGGTGCACGGATACGTCAGCCTGGCGTTGGCGTCGCCCGCCGCGGCCGAGGCCACCGAACGCGGGATCGCCGCCCTGCGGGCCGCGCTGCATCCCTGA